A genomic segment from Scomber japonicus isolate fScoJap1 chromosome 11, fScoJap1.pri, whole genome shotgun sequence encodes:
- the gja8a gene encoding gap junction protein alpha 8 paralog a isoform X2 — protein sequence MGDWSFLGNILEEVNEHSTVIGRVWLTVLFIFRILILGTAAEFVWGDEQSDYVCNTQQPGCENVCYDEAFPISHIRLWVLQIIFVSTPSLVYVGHAVHHVHMEEKRKEREEAELSRQQELSEERLPLAPDQGSVRTTKETSTKGSKKFRLEGTLLRTYICHIIFKTLFEVGFVVGQYFLYGFRILPLYKCSRWPCPNTVDCFVSRPTEKTVFIIFMLAVACVSLFLNFVEISHLGLKKIRFVFRKPAPAPAQGEGSAPLPPQGKSLPPLAMPSLPRAKGYRLLEEEKAPPVTHLYPLAEVGMEAGRGAPPFQALEEKAEEVLPMEDISKVYDETLPSYAQTTGSVGVTLHEEEPEKVQLAEVEAVEAVEAGMEATDTIEDTRPLSRLSKASSRARSDDLTV from the exons ATGGGTGACTGGAGCTTTCTGGGTAATATTTTAGAGGAAGTTAACGAGCACTCTACGGTGATCGGCCGAGTGTGGCTCACAGTGCTCTTCATCTTCCGTATCCTCATTCTGGGCACGGCGGCAGAGTTTGTGTGGGGCGATGAGCAGTCTGACTATGTCTGTAACACACAGCAGCCTGGATGTGAGAACGTGTGCTACGATGAGGCCTTCCCTATCTCCCACATCCGCCTGTGGGTGCTGCAAATCATCTTTGTGTCCACACCGTCTCTGGTGTACGTGGGTCATGCCGTGCACCATGTCCACATGGAGGAGAAACGCAAGGAGCGTGAGGAGGCAGAACTTAGCCGGCAGCAGGAGCTGAGCGAGGAGCGTCTCCCTTTGGCACCAGACCAGGGAAGTGTCCGCACCACTAAGGAGACCAGCACAAAAGGAAGCAAGAAGTTCCGACTGGAGGGCACCCTGCTGAGGACCTACATCTGCCACATCATCTTCAAGACACTGTTTGAGGTGGGCTTCGTGGTGGGCCAGTACTTCCTGTATGGCTTCCGCATCCTGCCACTGTACAAATGCAGCCGCTGGCCCTGCCCCAACACGGTGGACTGCTTTGTGTCCCGCCCAACTGAGAAGACcgtcttcatcatcttcatgtTGGCTGTGGCCTGTGTCTCACTCTTCCTCAACTTTGTGGAGATCAGTCATCTGGGCCTGAAGAAGATTCGCTTTGTCTTTCGCAAGCCTGCCCCAGCCCCAGCCCAAGGTGAGGGATCGGCCCCCCTGCCGCCACAAGGGAAGAGCCTGCCCCCCCTAGCCATGCCCTCCCTGCCAAGAGCTAAAGGTTAcaggctgctggaggaggagaaagctCCCCCCGTAACTCACCTCTACCCGCTGGCTGAGGTGGGCATGGAGGCTGGCAGAGGGGCCCCGCCCTTCCAGGCGCTGGAGGAGAAGGCGGAGGAAGTGCTGCCCATGGAAGACATCTCTAAGGTGTATGACGAGACTCTGCCCTCTTATGCCCAGACCACTGGGTCAGTGGGGGTGACATTACACGAGGAGGAGCCCGAGAAGGTGCAGTTGGCCGAGGTGGAAGCGGTGGAAGCGGTGGAA GCAGGGATGGAGGCCACGGATACGATAGAAGACACCAGACCGCTGAGCCGACTGAGCAAAGCCAGCAGCAGGGCCAGGTCAGACGATCTCACTGTATGA
- the gja8a gene encoding gap junction protein alpha 8 paralog a isoform X1, with the protein MGDWSFLGNILEEVNEHSTVIGRVWLTVLFIFRILILGTAAEFVWGDEQSDYVCNTQQPGCENVCYDEAFPISHIRLWVLQIIFVSTPSLVYVGHAVHHVHMEEKRKEREEAELSRQQELSEERLPLAPDQGSVRTTKETSTKGSKKFRLEGTLLRTYICHIIFKTLFEVGFVVGQYFLYGFRILPLYKCSRWPCPNTVDCFVSRPTEKTVFIIFMLAVACVSLFLNFVEISHLGLKKIRFVFRKPAPAPAQGEGSAPLPPQGKSLPPLAMPSLPRAKGYRLLEEEKAPPVTHLYPLAEVGMEAGRGAPPFQALEEKAEEVLPMEDISKVYDETLPSYAQTTGSVGVTLHEEEPEKVQLAEVEAVEAVEVVEAVEAVEVVEPERVEEVVDEDVEVEEAVNGEVVTPAEAGMEATDTIEDTRPLSRLSKASSRARSDDLTV; encoded by the coding sequence ATGGGTGACTGGAGCTTTCTGGGTAATATTTTAGAGGAAGTTAACGAGCACTCTACGGTGATCGGCCGAGTGTGGCTCACAGTGCTCTTCATCTTCCGTATCCTCATTCTGGGCACGGCGGCAGAGTTTGTGTGGGGCGATGAGCAGTCTGACTATGTCTGTAACACACAGCAGCCTGGATGTGAGAACGTGTGCTACGATGAGGCCTTCCCTATCTCCCACATCCGCCTGTGGGTGCTGCAAATCATCTTTGTGTCCACACCGTCTCTGGTGTACGTGGGTCATGCCGTGCACCATGTCCACATGGAGGAGAAACGCAAGGAGCGTGAGGAGGCAGAACTTAGCCGGCAGCAGGAGCTGAGCGAGGAGCGTCTCCCTTTGGCACCAGACCAGGGAAGTGTCCGCACCACTAAGGAGACCAGCACAAAAGGAAGCAAGAAGTTCCGACTGGAGGGCACCCTGCTGAGGACCTACATCTGCCACATCATCTTCAAGACACTGTTTGAGGTGGGCTTCGTGGTGGGCCAGTACTTCCTGTATGGCTTCCGCATCCTGCCACTGTACAAATGCAGCCGCTGGCCCTGCCCCAACACGGTGGACTGCTTTGTGTCCCGCCCAACTGAGAAGACcgtcttcatcatcttcatgtTGGCTGTGGCCTGTGTCTCACTCTTCCTCAACTTTGTGGAGATCAGTCATCTGGGCCTGAAGAAGATTCGCTTTGTCTTTCGCAAGCCTGCCCCAGCCCCAGCCCAAGGTGAGGGATCGGCCCCCCTGCCGCCACAAGGGAAGAGCCTGCCCCCCCTAGCCATGCCCTCCCTGCCAAGAGCTAAAGGTTAcaggctgctggaggaggagaaagctCCCCCCGTAACTCACCTCTACCCGCTGGCTGAGGTGGGCATGGAGGCTGGCAGAGGGGCCCCGCCCTTCCAGGCGCTGGAGGAGAAGGCGGAGGAAGTGCTGCCCATGGAAGACATCTCTAAGGTGTATGACGAGACTCTGCCCTCTTATGCCCAGACCACTGGGTCAGTGGGGGTGACATTACACGAGGAGGAGCCCGAGAAGGTGCAGTTGGCCGAGGTGGAAGCGGTGGAAGCGGTGGAAGTGGTGGAAGCAGTGGAAGCGGTGGAAGTGGTGGAACCAGAGAGGGTGGAGGAGGTTGTGGATGAGGATGTGGAGGTAGAGGAGGCAGTGAACGGGGAGGTGGTAACTCCAGCTGAGGCAGGGATGGAGGCCACGGATACGATAGAAGACACCAGACCGCTGAGCCGACTGAGCAAAGCCAGCAGCAGGGCCAGGTCAGACGATCTCACTGTATGA
- the gja8a gene encoding gap junction protein alpha 8 paralog a isoform X3: protein MGDWSFLGNILEEVNEHSTVIGRVWLTVLFIFRILILGTAAEFVWGDEQSDYVCNTQQPGCENVCYDEAFPISHIRLWVLQIIFVSTPSLVYVGHAVHHVHMEEKRKEREEAELSRQQELSEERLPLAPDQGSVRTTKETSTKGSKKFRLEGTLLRTYICHIIFKTLFEVGFVVGQYFLYGFRILPLYKCSRWPCPNTVDCFVSRPTEKTVFIIFMLAVACVSLFLNFVEISHLGLKKIRFVFRKPAPAPAQGEGSAPLPPQGKSLPPLAMPSLPRAKGYRLLEEEKAPPVTHLYPLAEVGMEAGRGAPPFQALEEKAEEVLPMEDISKVYDETLPSYAQTTGSDVEVEEAVNGEVVTPAEAGMEATDTIEDTRPLSRLSKASSRARSDDLTV from the exons ATGGGTGACTGGAGCTTTCTGGGTAATATTTTAGAGGAAGTTAACGAGCACTCTACGGTGATCGGCCGAGTGTGGCTCACAGTGCTCTTCATCTTCCGTATCCTCATTCTGGGCACGGCGGCAGAGTTTGTGTGGGGCGATGAGCAGTCTGACTATGTCTGTAACACACAGCAGCCTGGATGTGAGAACGTGTGCTACGATGAGGCCTTCCCTATCTCCCACATCCGCCTGTGGGTGCTGCAAATCATCTTTGTGTCCACACCGTCTCTGGTGTACGTGGGTCATGCCGTGCACCATGTCCACATGGAGGAGAAACGCAAGGAGCGTGAGGAGGCAGAACTTAGCCGGCAGCAGGAGCTGAGCGAGGAGCGTCTCCCTTTGGCACCAGACCAGGGAAGTGTCCGCACCACTAAGGAGACCAGCACAAAAGGAAGCAAGAAGTTCCGACTGGAGGGCACCCTGCTGAGGACCTACATCTGCCACATCATCTTCAAGACACTGTTTGAGGTGGGCTTCGTGGTGGGCCAGTACTTCCTGTATGGCTTCCGCATCCTGCCACTGTACAAATGCAGCCGCTGGCCCTGCCCCAACACGGTGGACTGCTTTGTGTCCCGCCCAACTGAGAAGACcgtcttcatcatcttcatgtTGGCTGTGGCCTGTGTCTCACTCTTCCTCAACTTTGTGGAGATCAGTCATCTGGGCCTGAAGAAGATTCGCTTTGTCTTTCGCAAGCCTGCCCCAGCCCCAGCCCAAGGTGAGGGATCGGCCCCCCTGCCGCCACAAGGGAAGAGCCTGCCCCCCCTAGCCATGCCCTCCCTGCCAAGAGCTAAAGGTTAcaggctgctggaggaggagaaagctCCCCCCGTAACTCACCTCTACCCGCTGGCTGAGGTGGGCATGGAGGCTGGCAGAGGGGCCCCGCCCTTCCAGGCGCTGGAGGAGAAGGCGGAGGAAGTGCTGCCCATGGAAGACATCTCTAAGGTGTATGACGAGACTCTGCCCTCTTATGCCCAGACCACTGGGTCA GATGTGGAGGTAGAGGAGGCAGTGAACGGGGAGGTGGTAACTCCAGCTGAGGCAGGGATGGAGGCCACGGATACGATAGAAGACACCAGACCGCTGAGCCGACTGAGCAAAGCCAGCAGCAGGGCCAGGTCAGACGATCTCACTGTATGA